In the Pungitius pungitius chromosome 5, fPunPun2.1, whole genome shotgun sequence genome, one interval contains:
- the LOC119224473 gene encoding uncharacterized protein LOC119224473 isoform X2, with protein MLNCRFLVLVCMKKSNLAEHSHGFCSSLCCQAAVTVQDSCYEVQRFLLLEGERPQLHLEQDKQRSVDKKKLEVEKRGLERKKEEVDEVQKLHVKLKQVQQRWDKECLARDKRQCQQESVLEQREQRCLLEAERLRCEREELEAQLLEYQQSLERLREGQRSVEKEKIEAQQRLLQHWRHHRQSSLPVTIPLDGYKVSGHSRSGSLDGNLSVYENQATMLASLQQSHPPPRRRPADDNQQQHLLSAVSGQNCGANLGLSASLYNSLNTLLSQAHSKPPPDGRTCPRPRNDLPRALSGRISTQQQGTNSACFKASTIITVPKKPRITGLNDYRPVALTSVVMKSFERLVLSHRKFLTDPPPGPPAVRLQSQQVCRRCCQHGPPLHPPASGLPRNLRQDPVCGLQLCLQHHHPVSTAGKTLPAARARLHLQVDH; from the exons ATGCTAAATTGTCGGTTTCTTGTCcttgtttgcatgaaaaaatCAAACCTGGCAGAACACTCTCACGGGTTTTGCTCCTCTCTGTGTTGCCAGGCTGCCGTGACCGTCCAGGACAGCTGCTATGAAGTCCAGAGGTTCCTCCTCCTGGAGGGAGAAAGACCTCAGCTCCATCTG GAGCAGGATAAGCAGAGGAGTGTCGATAAGAAGAAATTGGAAGTAGAGAAGAGGGGtttagagaggaagaaggaggaggtggatgagGTCCAGAAGCTCCACGTGAAGCTCAAACAGGTGCAGCAACGTTGGGACAAAGAGTGTCTGGCCAGAGACAAACGACAG TGCCAGCAGGAGAGTGTGCtggagcagcgggagcagcgGTGCCTCCTAGAGGCCGAGCGGCTGCGCTGCGAGCGTGAGGAGCTCGAGGCTCAGCTGCTGGAGTACCAGCAGAGCCTGGAGCGACTGAGGGAGGGCCAGAGGagcgtggagaaggagaagatcgaagcccagcagaggctgctgcagcaCTGGAGACACCACCGGCAGAGCAGCCTGCCCGTGACTATACCGCTGGATGGGTACAAG GTGTCCGGCCACAGCCGCTCGGGCAGCCTGGACGGCAACCTTTCTGTGTACGAGAACCAGGCCACCATGCTCGCATCCCTCCAGcagagtcacccccccccccgccgccgccccgctgacgacaaccagcagcagcatctgctcTCTGCCGTGTCAGGACAGAACTGCGGCGCCAACCTGGGCCTGAGCGCCAGCCTGTACAACAGCCTCAACACCCTGCTGAGCCAGGCGCACAGCAAGCCGCCTCCGGATGGTCGCACGTGCCCCCGGCCTCGGAACGACCTCCCCCGGGCCCTCAGCGGCAGGATCAGCACCCAGCAGCAAGGGACCAACAGCG cctgcttcaaagcctccaccatcatcactgttcccaagaagcccaggatcacaggactgaatgactacaggcccgtcgcactgacctctgtagtcatgaagtcctttgaacggctagtcctgtcccaccgtaagttcctcaccgacccccctcctggaccccctgcagttcgcctacagagccaacaggtctgtagacgatgctgtcaacatggccctccacttcatcctccagcatctggactccccaggaac
- the LOC119224473 gene encoding uncharacterized protein LOC119224473 isoform X3, giving the protein MTRYRTFLYHFIDIAVVNSHLLHMELFMLRQDPTQAKPKTNKALREQAAVTVQDSCYEVQRFLLLEGERPQLHLEQDKQRSVDKKKLEVEKRGLERKKEEVDEVQKLHVKLKQVQQRWDKECLARDKRQCQQESVLEQREQRCLLEAERLRCEREELEAQLLEYQQSLERLREGQRSVEKEKIEAQQRLLQHWRHHRQSSLPVTIPLDGYKVSGHSRSGSLDGNLSVYENQATMLASLQQSHPPPRRRPADDNQQQHLLSAVSGQNCGANLGLSASLYNSLNTLLSQAHSKPPPDGRTCPRPRNDLPRALSGRISTQQQGTNSACFKASTIITVPKKPRITGLNDYRPVALTSVVMKSFERLVLSHPSGLPRNLRQDPVCGLQLCLQHHHPVSTAGKTLPAARARLHLQVDH; this is encoded by the exons ATGACGCGGTATAGGACATTTCTTTATCACTTCATTGACATTGCAGTAGTGAACAGCCATCTGCTCCACATGGAGCTGTTCATGCTGAGGCAAGACCCGACCCAGGCTAAGCCTAAGACCAACAAGGCCCTCAGGGAGCAG GCTGCCGTGACCGTCCAGGACAGCTGCTATGAAGTCCAGAGGTTCCTCCTCCTGGAGGGAGAAAGACCTCAGCTCCATCTG GAGCAGGATAAGCAGAGGAGTGTCGATAAGAAGAAATTGGAAGTAGAGAAGAGGGGtttagagaggaagaaggaggaggtggatgagGTCCAGAAGCTCCACGTGAAGCTCAAACAGGTGCAGCAACGTTGGGACAAAGAGTGTCTGGCCAGAGACAAACGACAG TGCCAGCAGGAGAGTGTGCtggagcagcgggagcagcgGTGCCTCCTAGAGGCCGAGCGGCTGCGCTGCGAGCGTGAGGAGCTCGAGGCTCAGCTGCTGGAGTACCAGCAGAGCCTGGAGCGACTGAGGGAGGGCCAGAGGagcgtggagaaggagaagatcgaagcccagcagaggctgctgcagcaCTGGAGACACCACCGGCAGAGCAGCCTGCCCGTGACTATACCGCTGGATGGGTACAAG GTGTCCGGCCACAGCCGCTCGGGCAGCCTGGACGGCAACCTTTCTGTGTACGAGAACCAGGCCACCATGCTCGCATCCCTCCAGcagagtcacccccccccccgccgccgccccgctgacgacaaccagcagcagcatctgctcTCTGCCGTGTCAGGACAGAACTGCGGCGCCAACCTGGGCCTGAGCGCCAGCCTGTACAACAGCCTCAACACCCTGCTGAGCCAGGCGCACAGCAAGCCGCCTCCGGATGGTCGCACGTGCCCCCGGCCTCGGAACGACCTCCCCCGGGCCCTCAGCGGCAGGATCAGCACCCAGCAGCAAGGGACCAACAGCG cctgcttcaaagcctccaccatcatcactgttcccaagaagcccaggatcacaggactgaatgactacaggcccgtcgcactgacctctgtagtcatgaagtcctttgaacggctagtcctgtcccacc catctggactccccaggaac
- the LOC119224473 gene encoding uncharacterized protein LOC119224473 isoform X1, which yields MTRYRTFLYHFIDIAVVNSHLLHMELFMLRQDPTQAKPKTNKALREQAAVTVQDSCYEVQRFLLLEGERPQLHLEQDKQRSVDKKKLEVEKRGLERKKEEVDEVQKLHVKLKQVQQRWDKECLARDKRQCQQESVLEQREQRCLLEAERLRCEREELEAQLLEYQQSLERLREGQRSVEKEKIEAQQRLLQHWRHHRQSSLPVTIPLDGYKVSGHSRSGSLDGNLSVYENQATMLASLQQSHPPPRRRPADDNQQQHLLSAVSGQNCGANLGLSASLYNSLNTLLSQAHSKPPPDGRTCPRPRNDLPRALSGRISTQQQGTNSACFKASTIITVPKKPRITGLNDYRPVALTSVVMKSFERLVLSHRKFLTDPPPGPPAVRLQSQQVCRRCCQHGPPLHPPASGLPRNLRQDPVCGLQLCLQHHHPVSTAGKTLPAARARLHLQVDH from the exons ATGACGCGGTATAGGACATTTCTTTATCACTTCATTGACATTGCAGTAGTGAACAGCCATCTGCTCCACATGGAGCTGTTCATGCTGAGGCAAGACCCGACCCAGGCTAAGCCTAAGACCAACAAGGCCCTCAGGGAGCAG GCTGCCGTGACCGTCCAGGACAGCTGCTATGAAGTCCAGAGGTTCCTCCTCCTGGAGGGAGAAAGACCTCAGCTCCATCTG GAGCAGGATAAGCAGAGGAGTGTCGATAAGAAGAAATTGGAAGTAGAGAAGAGGGGtttagagaggaagaaggaggaggtggatgagGTCCAGAAGCTCCACGTGAAGCTCAAACAGGTGCAGCAACGTTGGGACAAAGAGTGTCTGGCCAGAGACAAACGACAG TGCCAGCAGGAGAGTGTGCtggagcagcgggagcagcgGTGCCTCCTAGAGGCCGAGCGGCTGCGCTGCGAGCGTGAGGAGCTCGAGGCTCAGCTGCTGGAGTACCAGCAGAGCCTGGAGCGACTGAGGGAGGGCCAGAGGagcgtggagaaggagaagatcgaagcccagcagaggctgctgcagcaCTGGAGACACCACCGGCAGAGCAGCCTGCCCGTGACTATACCGCTGGATGGGTACAAG GTGTCCGGCCACAGCCGCTCGGGCAGCCTGGACGGCAACCTTTCTGTGTACGAGAACCAGGCCACCATGCTCGCATCCCTCCAGcagagtcacccccccccccgccgccgccccgctgacgacaaccagcagcagcatctgctcTCTGCCGTGTCAGGACAGAACTGCGGCGCCAACCTGGGCCTGAGCGCCAGCCTGTACAACAGCCTCAACACCCTGCTGAGCCAGGCGCACAGCAAGCCGCCTCCGGATGGTCGCACGTGCCCCCGGCCTCGGAACGACCTCCCCCGGGCCCTCAGCGGCAGGATCAGCACCCAGCAGCAAGGGACCAACAGCG cctgcttcaaagcctccaccatcatcactgttcccaagaagcccaggatcacaggactgaatgactacaggcccgtcgcactgacctctgtagtcatgaagtcctttgaacggctagtcctgtcccaccgtaagttcctcaccgacccccctcctggaccccctgcagttcgcctacagagccaacaggtctgtagacgatgctgtcaacatggccctccacttcatcctccagcatctggactccccaggaac